From one Lolium rigidum isolate FL_2022 chromosome 4, APGP_CSIRO_Lrig_0.1, whole genome shotgun sequence genomic stretch:
- the LOC124650354 gene encoding uncharacterized protein LOC124650354, whose amino-acid sequence MRILEQGASNLQGGDEGAAEAVGTLMLAMSTLLYRSGRRQDAMEKLKATQQVAPSAAFRVAAWEALMGLRMEAGQDVSSSMSPNDSVDLSVKDEEIKWSDQDHLKCRVDAIKGLAALLNGEIDTAQTLFGGPKDSFAGVGNNQTENAVLTYGEYLHCTGDFPLATQMYEKVLEAASTEDKSGNLLAAGNMAPEEVSLGATCSYGQLLSQSGQFGEAEDYLTRALQKAEEQFGSNHPKVGIVLTCVARMYKLKAKSEGSSSIMVQEGLYRKALEVLKAPAINSEDTRSQVDLRDIISLARGEYAELLLIQSNRKAEGERMKEWAQDAWKNRRLTLAQALEFSELSKPTVVDTRIGRVI is encoded by the exons ATGCGGATACTGGAGCAGGGGGCCTCGAACCTGCAGGGCGGGGATGAGGGCGCCGCCGAGGCCGTGGGGACGCTCATGCTCGCCATGTCCACGCTGCTCTACCGGAG TGGACGACGCCAAGACGCAATGGAAAAGCTCAAAGCAACCCAGCAAGTTGCTCCTTCTGCAGCTTTCAGAG TTGCTGCATGGGAAGCACTAATGGGGTTACGCATGGAGGCAGGCCAG GATGTATCCTCTTCGATGTCCCCAAATGATTCGGTTGATCTGTCAGTCAAAGATGAAGAAATAAAATGGTCTGATCAGGACCATCTGAAATGTCGGGTTGATGCTATCAAAGGACTTGCTGCTCTTTTAAATGGAGAGATAGATACAG CCCAGACGCTCTTTGGTGGGCCCAAGGACAGCTTTGCTGGAGTAGGCAATAACCAAACAG AAAATGCTGTCCTTACATATGGTGAATATCTGCACTGCACTGGTGATTTTCCTTTGGCAACACAAATGTATGAAAAGGTTCTTGAGGCAGCTAGCACAGAAGATAAGTCCGGGAATTTGTTAGCAGCTGGAAACATGGCTCCCGAGGAGGTTTCTCTgggtgctacttgctcatatggcCAGCTTTTGTCTCAATCTGG CCAGTTCGGTGAGGCAGAGGACTATCTCACAAGGGCGCTTCAGAAGGCTGAAGAACAATTCG GTTCAAATCACCCAAAGGTTGGTATTGTACTGACCTGTGTAGCTAGAATGTACAAACTGAAAGCAAAATCAGAAGGTTCTAGTTCGATAATGGTTCAGGAG GGGCTATATAGGAAGGCCCTAGAAGTATTGAAAGCACCTGCCATCAATTCTGAGG ACACAAGAAGTCAGGTCGATTTGAGAGATATCATCTCCCTTGCTCGAG GTGAGTATGCAGAATTGTTGCTTATTCAGTCCAACAGAAAGGCAGAAGGTGAACGAATGAAGGAGTGGGCACAAGATGCTTGGAAAAACCGTAGGTTAACACTAGCTCAAGCTTTGGAGTTTTCAGAACTTTCAAAACCTACAGTGGTTGATACCCGTATCGGAAGGGTCATATAG